From a region of the Oryza sativa Japonica Group chromosome 6, ASM3414082v1 genome:
- the LOC4341451 gene encoding uncharacterized protein isoform X2 encodes MKLVKGSKVEVLQEAEVPLGSWRGAEIVLGNGQSFYVRYDPSPVDSCAAVERVQRRLIRPCPPRDDSVCWAVGDILEAFDSYSWKIAEMVRVLGKDFYLVRLLGSSLELRTHASELRLRKHWKDGKWTVLQKDSTKCFGGSFRGQPKSGNLGSNFGKQRQPYCAMDNNLLLKNQKALEGDKSRGMKRKSSAITHPTQCSEVTRGMKRLQTPHRDGRHAALVAGVSPRLAEKGRSRRLVKHPSVGPCRWRSLPHGLLYVKCGNIPSNFCWYLVCFCYSFCFSIIFSAAFSCDWPLNFSRTL; translated from the exons ATGAAGTTGGTCAAAGGGAGCAAGGTGGAGGTGTTGCAGGAAGCGGAGGTGCCCCTAGGTTCTTGGAGGGGTGCTGAGATTGTATTAGGCAATGGGCAGAGCTTCTATGTGAGATATGATCCTTCTCCAGTTGACTCTTGCGCCGCTGTCGAGAGGGTGCAGAGAAGGTTGATAAGGCCTTGCCCCCCTCGAGACGATTCAGTATGCTGGGCTGTGGGCGACATCCTTGAGGCCTTTGATAGCTACTCATGGAAGATTGCTGAGATGGTGAGAGTGCTTGGCAAGGATTTCTATCTCGTCAGGCTCCTCGGATCTTCGCTGGAGCTGAGAACACATGCGTCGGAACTTCGGTTGAGGAAGCATTGGAAAGATGGCAAATGGACTGTTCTTCAGAAG GATTCTACAAAGTGCTTCGGTGGTTCATTCAGAGGTCAACCAAAATCTGGAAATCTTGGAAGCAATTTTGGCAAGCAAAGGCAGCCATATTGTGCAATGGACAACAATCTTCTACTGAAGAACCAAAAAGCTTTGGAGGGTGATAAGTCTAGAGGCATGAAGAGAAAATCATCTGCTATTACACACCCAACCCAGTGCAGTGAAGTGACTAGAGGCATGAAGAGATTACAGACACCCCATAGAGATGGAAGGCACGCAGCGCTGGTTGCTGGAGTTTCTCCTCGTTTGGCTGAAAAG GGCCGAAGTCGGAGGCTTGTAAAGCATCCTTCTGTAGGTCCATGTCGATGGAGGAGTCTGCCACATGGTTTGCTGTATGTTAAATGTGGCAACATTCCATCGAACTTCTGTTGGTACCttgtttgtttttgttattCCTTTTGCTTTAGTATTATCTTTTCTGCTGCCTTTTCTTGTGATTGGCCACTAAATTTCTCGAGAACATTATGA
- the LOC4341451 gene encoding uncharacterized protein isoform X1 codes for MKLVKGSKVEVLQEAEVPLGSWRGAEIVLGNGQSFYVRYDPSPVDSCAAVERVQRRLIRPCPPRDDSVCWAVGDILEAFDSYSWKIAEMVRVLGKDFYLVRLLGSSLELRTHASELRLRKHWKDGKWTVLQKDSTKCFGGSFRGQPKSGNLGSNFGKQRQPYCAMDNNLLLKNQKALEGDKSRGMKRKSSAITHPTQCSEVTRGMKRLQTPHRDGRHAALVAGVSPRLAEKVDAVDSPCLMLGEKYMHASLNKRKNGVHTTNLAGVNVDTENKFRPLTSAYPSDTESISSSVGSCSPSSSPCSSRHFYSAYQTGDICSRTDGAEAAVSERETSQHDKIIPKEDTHLLELHAYRATMLALYVCGSISWEQEALLTNLRLTLNISTDEHLAELRSMVSSAITSR; via the exons ATGAAGTTGGTCAAAGGGAGCAAGGTGGAGGTGTTGCAGGAAGCGGAGGTGCCCCTAGGTTCTTGGAGGGGTGCTGAGATTGTATTAGGCAATGGGCAGAGCTTCTATGTGAGATATGATCCTTCTCCAGTTGACTCTTGCGCCGCTGTCGAGAGGGTGCAGAGAAGGTTGATAAGGCCTTGCCCCCCTCGAGACGATTCAGTATGCTGGGCTGTGGGCGACATCCTTGAGGCCTTTGATAGCTACTCATGGAAGATTGCTGAGATGGTGAGAGTGCTTGGCAAGGATTTCTATCTCGTCAGGCTCCTCGGATCTTCGCTGGAGCTGAGAACACATGCGTCGGAACTTCGGTTGAGGAAGCATTGGAAAGATGGCAAATGGACTGTTCTTCAGAAG GATTCTACAAAGTGCTTCGGTGGTTCATTCAGAGGTCAACCAAAATCTGGAAATCTTGGAAGCAATTTTGGCAAGCAAAGGCAGCCATATTGTGCAATGGACAACAATCTTCTACTGAAGAACCAAAAAGCTTTGGAGGGTGATAAGTCTAGAGGCATGAAGAGAAAATCATCTGCTATTACACACCCAACCCAGTGCAGTGAAGTGACTAGAGGCATGAAGAGATTACAGACACCCCATAGAGATGGAAGGCACGCAGCGCTGGTTGCTGGAGTTTCTCCTCGTTTGGCTGAAAAGGTAGATGCTGTTGATTCCCCATGCTTAATGCTGGGTGAAAAATACATGCATGCTTCCTTAAATAAGAGAAAAAATGGTGTTCATACAACTAACTTGGCTGGGGTAAATGTGGATACTGAAAATAAATTCCGTCCTTTAACAAGTGCTTATCCTAGTGACACCGAGAGTATCTCATCCTCTGTTGGTAGTTGTAGTCCAAGCAGTAGTCCCTGTAGTTCACGACACTTTTACTCAGCCTACCAAACTGGTGATATCTGTAGTAGAACTGATGGTGCTGAAGCTGCCGTATCTGAAAGAGAAACATCTCAACATGATAAGATTATACCAAAGGAAGATACCCATTTGCTGGAGTTGCATGCTTATCGTGCAACAATGTTGGCATTGTATGTTTGTGGGTCAATTAGCTGGGAGCAGGAGGCTTTGTTGACTAATCTAAGGCTTACACTGAACATATCAACTGATGAACATCTAGCTGAGTTGAGGAGTATGGTTTCCTCGGCTATTACTTCTAGATAG
- the LOC4341453 gene encoding protein OVEREXPRESSOR OF CATIONIC PEROXIDASE 3, which translates to MAAMVGAPLAVAAAAAAPGARVFLARPLLRRSPRGVACALRRRPSKYKNKIQNEEVVVEDDIGGGGEDDDDALEALFKQLEEDLKNDDLSVEDDDDGISEEDMARFEQELAEAIGDIADADESGEGSSLGSEAYGNDEKTDEIKRPELKNWQLKRLARALKIGRRKTSIKNLAGELGLDRTLVIELLRNPPPKLLFMSDSLPDEDPSKPEIKEIEPSPVVDNADVTETKPQTELPVHVMCAEWSSQKRLKKVQLETLERVYSRTKRPTNTMISSIVQVTSLPRKTIVKWFEDRREQDGVPDHRVAFKRSLSETIAS; encoded by the exons ATGGCGGCGATGGTGGgggcgccgctcgccgtggccgcggccgccgccgcgccagggGCGCGAGTGTTCCTGGCAcggccgctcctccgccgctcgccgcggggCGTCGCCTGCGCCCTTCGCCGGAGGCCCTCCAAGTACAAG AATAAAATCCAGAATGAGGAGGTTGTAGTAGAGGATGATAttggcggtggtggtgaagaCGATGACGACGCGCTGGAAGCACTTTTTAAGCAGTTGGAAGAAGATCTCAAGAATGATGATTTGTCTGttgaggatgatgacgatggaATTTCAGAAGAAGATATGGCAAGATTTGAGCAGGAGTTGGCAGAGGCAATCGGGGATATTGCTGATGCTGATGAATCTGGAGAGGGTTCGTCATTAGGCTCTGAGGCTTATGGGAATGATGAAAAAACGGATGAAATCAAACGGCCAGAGCTGAAAAACTGGCAACTTAAGAGGCTGGCTCGTGCTCTCAAAATAGGTCGCCGTAAAACTAGT ATAAAGAATCTTGCAGGGGAACTAGGCCTGGATAGGACTTTGGTCATTGAATTGCTCCGAAATCCACCTCCAAAACTTCTATTCATGTCTGATTCTTTGCCTGATGAAGACCCTTCTAAACCTGAAATCAAGGAAATAGAGCCCTCTCCAGTAGTTGATAACGCTGATGTCACTGAAACCAAGCCACAGACGGAACTTCCTGTTCATGTCATGTGCGCAGAATGGTCTTCACAGAAAAGATTAAAAAAGGTGCAACTGGAGACATTAGAAAGAGtctactcccgaaccaaacGCCCTACA AATACAATGATCAGCAGCATAGTTCAAGTGACAAGCCTTCCACGGAAGACCATTGTTAAGTGGTTTGAGGATAGAAGGGAACAGGATGGGGTACCTGACCATCGAGTTGCATTCAAGAGATCCCTATCTGAGACCATAGCTAGTTGA